From Haloglomus litoreum, the proteins below share one genomic window:
- the pyrE gene encoding orotate phosphoribosyltransferase: MTDTERDDLVAALRAADAVKFGEFELSHGGTSEYYVDKYLFETSPDCLELIADAFARRVGDTKLAGVALGAVPLVAATSVATGNPYVIVRKAAKEYGTGNRIEGRFEDGEEVVVLEDIATTGQSAIDAVEALREAGAVVDRVLVVVDREEGARENLAEHDIELESLLTASDLLADADADVEPED, translated from the coding sequence ATGACCGACACGGAGCGCGACGACCTCGTCGCGGCCCTTCGCGCCGCGGACGCGGTGAAGTTCGGCGAGTTCGAGCTCTCGCACGGCGGCACGTCGGAGTACTACGTCGACAAGTACCTGTTCGAGACCAGCCCCGACTGCCTCGAACTCATCGCTGACGCCTTCGCTCGGCGCGTGGGCGACACCAAGCTGGCGGGCGTCGCGCTCGGCGCGGTCCCGCTCGTCGCGGCCACGAGCGTCGCCACCGGCAACCCGTACGTCATCGTCCGGAAGGCCGCCAAGGAGTACGGCACCGGCAACCGCATCGAGGGCCGCTTCGAGGACGGCGAGGAGGTCGTCGTGCTGGAGGACATCGCCACGACGGGCCAGTCGGCCATCGACGCGGTGGAGGCGCTGCGGGAGGCCGGTGCGGTCGTGGACCGCGTCCTCGTGGTCGTGGACCGCGAGGAGGGTGCCCGCGAGAACCTCGCCGAGCACGACATCGAACTGGAGTCGCTGCTGACCGCATCGGACCTG